taattttttgatatcattatcatatttttttatatattatttccaCTTCTTTGACTTTGATGAAATAATAAACATCTTCTACGAAACATCAATTGAAACGTGAGTTGTTCTCGAACAATAGTTGTTCTGACCTATTACGAATAGATAAGTTATTCTCAACAGCGTTGTTCTTGGTAAAGACTATTCTGAACAATAATTGTTCTCAGCATAGTTGCTTAATAAGAGTAGTTCCAAACAATAATTGTTCTCAAAAGATGGTTATTCTAGACTAGAATTTTGTTCTGAACATAGGTATTATTAAATAACGATTATTCGTAACAATAACTATATTAAACAAGAATTGTTGTTgtgaaaaaaatactaaaaatgatAGAAGAGATGTTAAACTAGGCATATAtaggatgattattttataagaattaaaactcttaaaattaaaattatttaaaaaagttgACATACGGCAATATTTGACTTTTTGTTGTAAAATTAAATGGAAGAAGAGAATATTGCACAATATTTTTGagtaaattatttcatttttcttgaacaTCAGATGAtagaaatataatataatacaattcaaatttattattcaaatccTTGGCTCAGACTGACCACCttctgtaataatttaaattaaaaaatgaaaaacaatcaAAGAGATTGAAGTATGATTATAATGTGGAGAGATGATGAAAAATAGCTAAGAAGTTGAAACCATGGTTCCAACATATCCGACACCCGCGATGAAGAAGGCTATGGATTGCAGGAAGAGGAAAATGAAATAGCGATTCTTCCCGAAGGCTAAATCATAGCATCCACAAAAGAAAAGGTATGCCCCAACTCCAAGCTCTAGTATATGGACTCTGTTTATTTAGTATCCAACCACAAATTAGTCACTCAATGTTAATTAAACTTGTAACATGTTATACGGTATTCAAGAGTAATTACCTATCTCCAATTCGAAAACGAGGTTTCCTGGGCGTTTTTCCACCCAATTTAGTCTTGAGACCATCTCCCAATTTCTCAGTAACAACCCATTCATTCACTCTTCCGGCCTCCAACAGACCAATAAATGTCGCCTTTGTCCGATGTAATGACATCACATTCTcaaaaataatccaaaataaGACTAGATGCAATGACCTTGGAGTTCCAACAGCATTGAGAAGAGTGATAATGGAAGGAATATAGACAGCACCCCACTTTGGAACTTCAACTTCAGGAACAAGAACGGTTGCAGGCAAAACAACACAGTAGAACACAAATGTGACAATGTGTGCCACTATCTTTCGGACAAAGAAGAAGCTGTAGATCACATAAAACTTCTTCCACAGTGAAACTTTCTGCAATAATCAACACTCCATTCAGTAacttacacacacatatatataagaaaatgaATTATTTTGGGGATTATATATGAATATACCTTATTCCTTATGATCTCCATTGCCATTTTTTTAAAGAGGTTTGCAGGGCCACATGACCATCTATGTTGTTGATTTCGGTAGGCATTGAAAGTACTTGGCAGTTCATTTTTCACCTAAAATTAATCAATAATTTGTATGGTCAAAAAtcattttgatattatataactACTGCCTATGTTAATCGAAATGAGTTTTAAACGAAAGTAGTAATTATACCTTGAGGTCACCGACATAAACGAATTTCCAGCCTTTAAGACTAGCTCGGACAGCCAAATCCATGTCTTCCACTGTTGTTCTGTCTTTCCATCCTCCAGCTTCATTGATTGCTGAAATTCTCCACACACCAGCCGTCCCTGCCATCATATATATGTCTCATATATTTATACTTACAAAGTTTTGTTTATGAGAGGACTTAAAAGGTGTTTATGGATGCCTTAAAAGCTTAATTCAATTGGTATAGTCtactatatatatttgataaaaagggagaAATGCTTTGATGGGAATGCATGTGAAATTTACCATTGAAACCAAAAAAAGCATGGGTAGATGACCCCACTTCTTGCTCCACTATGAAATGGTAATCCAATGACATCTCTTGCATCCTTGTCATTAGGCATTCATCTGAGTTCACTGCAACACATTACCCCAAACCTCACAATTATCTCTAAATGAGTAACACGTCCAGTATCTACCACACTAATAAATTCATGGTTAATGTATCGACATGTATAAAAGGATGGTCAGTTATGCTACTTAAACTACAACTTTAATCCATAAGAAATAGTCAagcttttacatatatataatgtcCTGCTGATCATGCATGGAGTTGCCATGTTTgactatatatttatatatattatatatgaccttttctaaaaaaattttgggttaaaTGACAATAGTTTTCCCCACCAAACTGTGTAACCTAGCAACGTGTTGTGCACAAAGATATCactaaaaaaagtaatttatgTGTTACGATTCATACAActtataaattattattgttcattttgatttattaggattcattttttttcaaaaaaaatgtctTGCAAGTTAAAAGGTACTGtaagtatttatttttctagATTAACTCTAATACATAATCTATGTAGGATTTATGGCTCGTCCGAGCATGACATCTTTCCCACTCCATCAAAATCCACTATATATTCTCAATAGCAGAAAAGTAATACGTACCtcataatcaattttttttcagcCTCGTAACCAGTTTTGATATTAAATGTCACGATGGATCATGTTTACTTTCATCAATCTAACGAGTGAAATAAATAATGATTACTAGTATCTTAAAATCAACTCTAGCGAAACCCTATACGTTACATAGAATTGATGAAGATCGTGCATCCGTGGGCAAACAACAAAAGAATAGCGGAAGGACCACCGATATAAAAACATATGTTTCACGCAAAAACTAAAGCAAAAGAATGTTAAGGAAGGTCTAGCAAAGGAAGGGGGGAGGGATTTAATGAAGGTTACCAAATTTCCAACGAGCTTGAACAAGCCCAAGTTGAGGGTTGTTGACAAGAAAAGGGATGGTGCGGGTTAGGAAGTGTGGCTCAGGCTGGAAATCGGCATCGAAAATGGCCACATAATCACATTGTTTAACATAGCTATGTTTCATCCCTTCTTTTAGAGCTCCTGCTTTGTATCCATTCCTGTTGTCCCTTATCTCGTACTTTATATTAATGCCTTTGCTTGCCCATCTTTGACATTCCACTTGCACCAGTGTCTACAACACAATGTTACTATTGTTATTTAAAAGTCTACGTAAAAGCTCCATTAAAATGTTTAACGAGAGAACCTTAATGGCAGGATCTGTTGAATCATCAAGCACTTGAATTATGACCCGATCAGCTGGCCATGAAAGTCCACATGCAGCTCCAATTGACAACTGATATACCTATATATCCAACATAACACTAAACCTAAGCAAATTTATCTATATAGACATATATAAATCAAGGGAAGTGTACGAACCTCTTTTTCATTATACATTGGGATTTGAACTAAAACCATGGGATAACCCAAATTACCAAGCTCAACATCGTCCTTCATTGGCTCCCATTTGTACATTTTCTCAGGTTTTCTCCGAAACAACTTGACAAACACTATCACAATTCCCATATAAACCCTTTCAATGAAAAGCATTGCGGACATCGCCAAACACAAAATCACCATAACTTTCAAAACTGGCACCACCAATGGCACCTTGGTTTCCTCCCAAATCAACCCAATTTGGCCTGTAAACTCCATCTAGATAGCTCTAATGGAATACCGATCAGAGACAGATGAGGAGCTTGCCTGTCTGAGAAACTAGGGTTACTATATATGGTTTGGTTTTATAAAGAAAGAAACAGGTTGGGTTTGCGAAAAGAACACGAATCTTAattagtttggtttggtttggttttttGCAAGAGGGGTGTGTGACTGTGAGTGATTATTTGGTTTTTGCTTGTGAGTTACGAATAGGCAATGTTGTAGAGGCAGCAAGCTGGACTTTGTGTGGTCAGTAAGTAGATCAAAAGCACTCCATTACAGTTGCAGACCCACTCCCAAATTTATCACTAAGTATGAACCCACTTTCCAATCTTCCTATACAAAATTTACAAaccaataaaaaaagaagaagcaaaactatattatatatattcaaaaaggCATAAAATGCTTACTGATCAGAGAGAGTTTAAGACTCTCTCTGCACTATATTCTCTTGCTTATAGAAGAGAGACCTCACTAATTAAGAGCTTGATGCTGGAAGAACAAGGCCtctgtacatgtatatatatatatggatatatgAGATAATATATTATAAAGCATAATTGGTCAAAAGGGAAGAGAATGAGGATCTTAAACCAGCAAAGGTAGTCCAACTCCTGCAGCCTTTGctttataaattcattttttaaatataaatttaatctcaCTTCCAAAAGTGTTTAGGATGAAAGAAACAGCTAGGAAATTTGATATTGATTTAGTTTATTAAATAATAAGTTCTTAGTtggcaataaaaaaattaatctacttttttttttgttatattaaataaagGTGGCTtggtttataaaaaaaaaatcgaaattaatAAAGGTGGTTTGCGTAGAACATAACTAAAACATACTAGGAAATAATTAGTAAAAAGATTGTTAATTAAGTAGGGAGAGAAGATTTGAAGTTCAGATGCTGGGTGCTAATTAACTGTTCCAGACATGTTTAAATTAAGCTTAAATAATTGTTAAATCTATCATCACTTGCAAATTATACAGTAAACATTGGAATTTTGGTAAATTGAGAATCTTTTGCTCCCATGGTGGCTAGAAATTGATACCAAGAATCTAATGTAATGATAAGACACATTTTACTTTTAAAGAGAATATAGATTTGAATTTTGGaaataatattattaagataGATAGTCATTGAacataaatcaaaacaaatagaGCCAAAATGAAATTGGAAACCATTTGCTTATTGAACTGGAATATTTAAAAGCAGCATTATCTGAATTGCAAGGCACATGGTACAGTGAGAAATAATTAAAACGAAATTTGGTGATATTAATGATGAAATTAGAAGAGGGATCTTGTTATTACAACCAAAATTTGTGCCTAGATTATCATTTATGCATTATTTTATCATAATAATAacttatattcatttatttaagtaaagtATCCTATGTTGTGttttattttatgataagaatGGTGCGAATGCGGTAGTAAATTATAGGGCCATGGAGAATGTTTTAGTTGAGTTAATGATAGGGCAATTTCATCTCCAAATCAAAATGCAGAAGCTGAGGCcagtgcttatatatatatatatatatatataaaagataatatAACTTTTGTTACTTAAACTTCCCAACTAGATTTATTTTGGTtcacttatattttttttatctacttTAGCACTTGATAATGACAATTAGGTTCATTTTGGTCTttgaacttgaaaaatataaaaagttttatAATGTCGCACTATGAGATTTTaccatgaaattaaaaattttatataaattttcaggTGATGATGTAGTACAATCTTAAAGTGTCACatttagtattttaataatttgattgGTAATTGAATAGATTAGACTACTAATTTTCGATTCAACTAATTAGATTGGTTCAACCATCggaccaaaaaaattaaataaataattaaaaattcataaaaatctgaaaaaaaatatcaaattggtTCAGCCTATTCAATTATCgatttttgttcttattttttatttttatcaatttcaagtaGTTTTTAAGTTAATCAGTCCAACCCCTTTGTTCGAAGCGTTATATCAATCAGTTGTCGACTTATTTGATTTAATCTTATTTTAATAATACTGATTAAATCATCAAATTCAGATATCAAAATAGACCAAAACAAAGTAGAAGCTGATTTTACGAAAAGATAGCTTGGGAATGGCACTTTAAAGGAGCCATGTGGGGAAAAGAAGTGGTGATGATGATGAATCATAACTTGGCCAGCAGGCAGGAAATTAGATGTACCGATAAACTTTATGTTCTCGTTCTCTTCAGGGATTGGCATTGTGATAAGAAAAAGATATATTCATTCATAAGAAACATTATTTTACGGCAGAGAATAGAGAAAGTCCAGTGAGGTGGCAACAAACTTTTCTGATCAAACAACATGGTCGAAACAAACCCAACCAATACCTGCAGTCTGTGAAATAATATCACCAactattatgttataatatattatcaCTTTCTTCCTAACGGCTCAAGGAATGTAAAATTAGGATTATGAATCTTATATTACGGATATTTGGTTTATCTGATTCCACAGTAGGATTTAGGTATTTGTTTCacgtaatttatattttattaaattgttcttattatagattttttttttaataaatttaatttctttaatgttatttagtcataattttcataaaattatgataaattatattactataatctttacttttttattacaatttatatgtTGATAAGTAAATATGCGATGTTgaaagaaatttataaaatatagttataataattcatttaaaaaaaatgattgtaTCACCaaccataattaatatattaataaataaattactagaataaatataataattattagaaattgatttaaaatttaaaatttaaaattatgccCATAATCTAATATGAGTTGTAATGAGATTACACTCTATATTATAGTATTTTGACAttatttgagaaaataaaattacaGAGGTGAACgaaatgttgaattttattttagaatataaCATCActaaattataatgtaatattgGAACAACCAAATGAATTGTGAAGAATGAGATAtcttatttaaaattaaactagATAAGATATTTAATTTGAATGATGTTGATTAGGTTAATATTTCtttatctaattttattattattttaactgcttcattataaataatataaattatactcATACTTATTAATAAAATCAACTTAACTTTCTATATTTCTCTTTCAATTCTTTCTTCATTTTAATAATAAGTATAAGTATGAGtataatataaaattgaaaaaaaagtattttttttttaaaaatgaatgaataattagAAACCATACTTTTTggattaaaatccaaaagttaaaagagaatgatgaatgaagTTTAAACCTTAATTGCATCGAGGAAGTTCATCTACTCCTATGAATTTAAAGTTGAAGAATCATTAATTAGGGCCCTTTATTGACATCTATTGTTAAGTCACAAATTAAACTGTTAAACCCAAGGTTAAATTATGGTTTTGGTACCTCcacttgaattttttatatatgatttaattaattatgtcAAATAGTTACCATCATTCATATCTATTTTGCTTAAAAAATTAATGTAGTTTTTCTCTCTAAGGGATATTTTTCAGAAAAATCtatattgatattttaattgaaatagttaatTGTGTTAGCTATTTAAATAACTAAtgtcattataaaaataaagaaatcgaattatactaaattaaagtatGAGAATGAAATTCCAAATTTGAAGATAACTGAGGGACCAAAACTAGAATTTGACCTTTATATATCATCGAATTACAATGATGCCCGTATAGCAAACGTTGATGTCATCGAATATCTATTTTTTCTAAACTCAAccctttatactatttttttttaaaaaaaaagaaatatttatgtAAAAGCATGTTATCGTGCTTAAATTTATGatcattttaattatatattttaaagctttaaaacatgaatgttttaacaaaaatttcagaaaaaaggACGGTACCCGTACTGGCAGCgatagaaatataaaatataaaattactaattagatataataaattattatatttatttttaaatatgtacgAAAAATGGAAATGTTAAATATCAAagaattaagatttaatttaaaatatcaaaattttatattaattagtaAAGTTGATATTGATATTGATGAAAAAGGGTTAAAATGCACTAATTACgaaacttaaattatttaatattgattTAAAACCCAAACAAGCAGAGCATGGCAACCAAAACAAACTCCTACAAAATATGTAAACCAGCAAACCATTGTTAAAGAAAGATACAAGGCTGCTGATTTTTAAGACTTTAAGTAATGAGCAAAGCAACGTACGTAATCCAGTTGAGTTGATGTTTTAAAAAAAGGATGTCTTAATCTTGACATGATGCAAGCCCCTGGTTTCtttctaaaataattatattttattaaaaaatgattatttatttttaatgaatttataactacaattaaaaataatataagattaGAATAAATCCAAATAGTGAAATCTTTGTTTTTTGAGATTACAATGAAAGCCTTTGTCTGCCAAAGCCTAATGGTTTTTTTTATTACTCATCAACATGATTCCTTTTCCTTTCAATATTAATTGAGAATATTATCCATTTTATTTAACAGTTTGGGTCATAACAcaccttttttaattatttaattaaaatctcCTCTCTTAATTACAATTATGCCATTACTTAAACTAtctttaaaagatttttatataaTAGTTTAGTTTAAATgcaatttcaatatttttctagcttatatttttataatttttatcattttaaggggTCAAAGTATAatcttatttttactaatttaaaattttataaattgtaaacagatctaaatgaaaaaaattcattttaggggGTTGGGGCCCCTACCAACCCCTCGCTTCACCACTATTTTTAGTAATAATACAAAcagtaattattaaatttattaattttttatatatattattaaattcattaattaaagtGGCATGACTTTTTCTATAAGTGTTATGTGAGCATAGAAAGTAACATAGCACCGtacatataataatatgtttgtcataaaaaattttaaaattaacaaaatttagcTCAACAAATTTAATGATTATCATTTCatcaagattaaaatttcaaaattagagtACATGGACTAAATAATAGAAATTGACATGTAATAtaggtttttaattttataactatttttatggtttttaattataatttcataattttataattttggggTGAGTGAAGTGAAGGTAAAAGTATTAAACAAAATTGAGTTTGGGGTAGAGACATAAAAATTAGGTGGGGATCAGGAAAAGCAAAAAAACCACCCTAGATGGTCTCGTTGCCATccttacttaattttgatgtaatataaattaattttgtcAGATCAAATGAATTTATGGattcatgaataaatttaatCTACAACAATGTTGTGTCATTCAACATTCCACTTCCTTCTATACTAATATATACaagtatttattaaaattaatttaaaatataaaaatttatactaATTGGAATCAATCAGTTTATATTTATAAATCTCAATATTAGGTTTAactaatcaaaatataatttttattttatgtaattatataaatagatttttatttaataattcaattttcaccGTTGTCAATACAATTTACATAAATTGTGAATTCCATATcaaaattttattgtaattaatcataatatttaaaaatattttaacgaGCGCTATTCTAGTCTGCTAAcaatacatttttttttattagaCAATTTAAGAATAATAGTAAATTGCTCAATTAAACGATTTCAGAGATTCAACCaattcacttaattatttatatcaCATTTTGTTTACTTCTTTTTTAATCTGTCTACTTATTTATCTTACCCAAAATTATATgcaattcttaaattttttttatagccCATTGATAGTTACCTTTTAAGTGCAAAGCCCTAAACTTcagattttttaacttttttagggGAAAAAAACTCTTAAAAACTTTGGAACTATTTTTATCAAACAATAAAATGCATAACCATAGTTTTTCATCAACATACTTTGCTTGCACTTTTTGGACCACAATGCTCACCTGCTATCATCAATGTTAAGATGAGTATCGAATATGAATACATGGtatgcataaaaataaaatttttataagttcttcATATATTGAAGGGTTATTCCTTATCAAGTTCCTACATAACAGATAACATGCATTTTTCCAAAAGCACGTCGATTGTAAGCAAACCACACTATTGGAGTTCGAAGCAAAAATAATGTTTACTGTGACTATAGTGCAGACTCTTAATTTCCTTTTCAAAGTACCATGTCAGATACATGTCCAATGAATATCCAAACATGGGTATAGGCCACGACTCTCCAAATGTGCatgtatataagttttaaaaagtttgatcatACCCATGTTAGATATATACTCTTATCCAATCCTCACACCTAGTCCAAGTTACATAGGAAGCGACTGTTTAGGATTTCTAATTATGCAAGACTATTTTTAGGGTTACCATTGCTTGATTTGGTTTTCCCTCTTCATTGCTATTTTGTCCTCATATACATAACCTACATAAACTTGGGGTCACAAGAACAACTCCACAAACAATCCCTACACAAACCATATGAACTCTAGCAAGGAAATCAGCTTTAGCAAGAAGCATAGAGCCAATCCTAGATTCTGACCAAAAACCAGATTGTCATCGAGACAGAAAAGACTCTcaataactataaaaaaatattgaacaaAATGAT
The sequence above is drawn from the Gossypium hirsutum isolate 1008001.06 chromosome A05, Gossypium_hirsutum_v2.1, whole genome shotgun sequence genome and encodes:
- the LOC107904347 gene encoding glucomannan 4-beta-mannosyltransferase 9, whose product is MEFTGQIGLIWEETKVPLVVPVLKVMVILCLAMSAMLFIERVYMGIVIVFVKLFRRKPEKMYKWEPMKDDVELGNLGYPMVLVQIPMYNEKEVYQLSIGAACGLSWPADRVIIQVLDDSTDPAIKTLVQVECQRWASKGINIKYEIRDNRNGYKAGALKEGMKHSYVKQCDYVAIFDADFQPEPHFLTRTIPFLVNNPQLGLVQARWKFVNSDECLMTRMQEMSLDYHFIVEQEVGSSTHAFFGFNGTAGVWRISAINEAGGWKDRTTVEDMDLAVRASLKGWKFVYVGDLKVKNELPSTFNAYRNQQHRWSCGPANLFKKMAMEIIRNKKVSLWKKFYVIYSFFFVRKIVAHIVTFVFYCVVLPATVLVPEVEVPKWGAVYIPSIITLLNAVGTPRSLHLVLFWIIFENVMSLHRTKATFIGLLEAGRVNEWVVTEKLGDGLKTKLGGKTPRKPRFRIGDRVHILELGVGAYLFFCGCYDLAFGKNRYFIFLFLQSIAFFIAGVGYVGTMVSTS